The following coding sequences are from one Devosia neptuniae window:
- a CDS encoding FdhF/YdeP family oxidoreductase produces the protein MSDKQPHYKTYRHPAGGWGAAAATAKVLMEQSVITKGSRALLAMNQPGGFKCPSCAYPDPECKKTLEFCENGAKALAHEATKFRVTREFFAQHSVSQLMEQSDYALEMHGRLTEPMRYDAASDHYVPCSWDEAFALIGKHLQALDSPHQAEFYTSGRTPNEAAFLYSIFVREFGTNNFPDCSNMCHEPTSRGLPSSIGVGKGTVVIEDFEHAEAIFIIGQNTGTNSPRMMTNLVEARKRGVPIVAVNPMPERALIRFTEPQDVVQMATFGSTPIASEFVHIRIGGDLALLKGIMKVLFEREAQGEAVIDHDFIAEHTTGIDALRADVMGQDWAEIVAVSGIDEDQIRRCAEIYIRSKATMICYGMGVTQHQQGSKLVQQVANLLLLRGNFGKPGAGIAPIRGHSNVQGDRTVGIDEKPSQAYLDRVRDVFGFEPPREHGHHTVESVEAMKNGTAKVFIGLGGNFVRAVPDTEQAYAAMRKLELTVGIATKLNRGHLVHGRDALILPVVARSERIHTEAGEQFVTIEDAMSNVTASRGVLEPAGADLLPEVEIVCRMAMATLPQSRVDWAGYIHDYDAIRDKIAEVYPQIYEDFSERIKNPKGFHLDIPPRRRSWPTPNGKANFLVFAGLHVDAEVVDTAMLRLATVRSHDQFNTTIYSHSDRYRGVYNDRMVLFINEDDRKARGLEAGQRITLETITTDGIERRVKGLTIIDYPMSPGSVAGYYPELNPLLPLDYYDRISGTPAAKSVPVRVVLPGAIA, from the coding sequence ATGAGCGACAAGCAACCGCACTACAAGACCTACCGCCATCCCGCGGGTGGCTGGGGTGCGGCCGCCGCGACCGCCAAGGTGTTGATGGAGCAGAGCGTCATCACCAAGGGCTCGCGAGCGCTGCTGGCCATGAACCAGCCCGGCGGCTTCAAATGCCCCAGTTGCGCCTATCCCGACCCGGAATGCAAAAAGACCCTGGAATTCTGTGAGAACGGCGCTAAGGCTTTGGCGCACGAGGCGACCAAGTTCCGCGTCACCCGCGAGTTCTTCGCGCAGCACTCCGTCTCCCAGCTGATGGAGCAGTCCGACTACGCGCTCGAAATGCACGGCCGCCTCACCGAGCCCATGCGCTATGACGCGGCGAGTGACCATTATGTGCCCTGTTCCTGGGACGAAGCCTTTGCGCTGATCGGCAAGCATTTGCAGGCGCTCGACAGCCCGCATCAGGCCGAATTCTACACTTCCGGCCGCACCCCCAATGAGGCGGCGTTTCTCTATTCGATCTTTGTGCGCGAATTCGGCACCAACAATTTTCCCGATTGCTCGAACATGTGCCACGAGCCCACCAGCCGCGGCCTGCCGTCATCCATCGGCGTGGGCAAGGGCACGGTGGTGATCGAGGATTTCGAGCATGCCGAAGCCATCTTCATCATCGGCCAGAATACCGGCACCAATTCGCCCCGGATGATGACCAATCTAGTCGAAGCGCGAAAGCGCGGCGTGCCGATCGTTGCGGTCAATCCCATGCCCGAACGGGCGCTGATCCGTTTCACCGAACCCCAGGACGTGGTGCAGATGGCCACCTTCGGGTCCACCCCGATTGCCAGCGAATTCGTCCATATCAGGATTGGCGGTGATCTGGCGCTGCTCAAGGGCATCATGAAAGTGCTGTTCGAGCGCGAGGCGCAGGGCGAGGCGGTCATCGACCACGACTTCATCGCCGAGCACACCACCGGCATCGATGCCTTGCGCGCTGACGTGATGGGCCAGGACTGGGCCGAAATCGTCGCGGTCTCGGGCATTGACGAGGACCAGATCCGGCGCTGCGCCGAGATCTATATCCGCTCCAAGGCCACCATGATCTGCTACGGCATGGGCGTCACCCAGCATCAGCAGGGCTCCAAACTGGTGCAGCAGGTAGCCAATCTGTTGTTGCTGCGCGGCAATTTCGGCAAGCCCGGCGCCGGCATCGCCCCCATTCGCGGGCATTCCAATGTGCAGGGCGATCGCACCGTCGGCATCGATGAAAAACCATCCCAGGCCTATCTCGACCGGGTCCGCGACGTGTTCGGTTTCGAGCCGCCGCGGGAGCACGGCCACCACACGGTGGAATCCGTCGAGGCGATGAAGAACGGCACTGCCAAGGTGTTTATCGGCCTGGGCGGCAATTTCGTCCGCGCCGTGCCCGATACCGAGCAGGCCTATGCCGCCATGCGCAAGCTGGAGCTGACCGTCGGCATCGCGACCAAGCTCAATCGCGGTCATTTGGTGCACGGGCGCGACGCGCTCATCCTGCCCGTGGTTGCTCGCTCCGAGCGCATCCATACCGAAGCCGGCGAGCAGTTCGTGACTATCGAGGATGCCATGTCCAACGTCACCGCATCGCGCGGCGTGCTGGAGCCGGCCGGCGCCGACCTACTGCCCGAGGTCGAGATCGTCTGCCGCATGGCCATGGCGACCTTGCCGCAAAGCCGGGTGGATTGGGCCGGCTATATCCATGATTACGATGCCATTCGCGACAAGATTGCCGAGGTCTACCCACAGATCTACGAAGATTTCTCCGAGCGCATCAAGAATCCCAAGGGCTTCCATCTCGACATTCCGCCCCGTCGCCGGAGCTGGCCAACGCCCAACGGCAAGGCCAATTTCCTGGTCTTTGCCGGGTTGCATGTCGATGCGGAAGTGGTTGACACAGCCATGCTGCGCCTGGCGACCGTGCGTTCGCACGATCAGTTCAACACCACCATCTATAGCCACAGCGACCGCTATCGCGGCGTCTATAACGATCGCATGGTGCTGTTCATAAACGAAGATGACCGCAAGGCACGGGGCCTCGAAGCGGGCCAGCGCATCACGCTCGAAACCATCACCACCGACGGCATCGAACGGCGTGTCAAGGGGCTGACGATCATCGACTACCCGATGTCGCCCGGTTCCGTCGCCGGCTATTATCCCGAGCTCAATCCGCTGCTGCCGCTCGACTATTACGACCGCATCAGCGGCACGCCGGCGGCCAAATCCGTGCCGGTCCGGGTTGTGCTGCCCGGCGCCATTGCCTGA
- a CDS encoding TonB-dependent receptor: MTMSTIINTGMSFRLRHVLLLASTALVANAGLIAPAFSQADGKVANNSATGSLPVGANTEAETPADKASIPFMISVDGQTVDESGVTRPVDVQRQTDLGLSAVDIQVKFDGLEAKPLLNVLARSSGGQINFETASNYPGFIARSEIRILGETNWLGQQAVISLPVDINGTASWTPPQGEVPLSYVLRVYDAEGRFDETMPAPVKPVGNGAGQGTIDLSADRTAMRNIPINGGAVTVYGRSVPDGYAVRALGETIALDADRSFVVQRILPPGEHQVDVALAGNQGKDGLQFSRDINIPDNDWFYVALADVTVGLRTGDEHIESVRPGEYDDIYSKGRLAFYVKGKIKGEYLLTAAADTDEEELQELFGNIGKRNPRDFLRHLDPDDYYPVYGDDSTLVEDAPTSGKFYVRLERGDSHVMWGNYQTSITGTEFLRSERALYGANALYRSEETTSFGERRTEITAYAALPDTLPQREEFLATGGSAYFLRRQDITVGSETLSVEIRDSVTGRVVSRRTLQYGKDYSFDYLQGIAILKSPLSWQTAATGPVRDGAFGGGNVYLIAQYEFVPAADDVDGYVYGGRAQHWFTDNLRVGVTGMSETTGPADQVGLGADVELRASQDTLLRAEIAHSEGPGFGLSRSADGGLTWGEHGTAGIANKSALAWRVEGQLGLGDLGYAGLDGKAGFYYETKEAGFSSLSQQVSTDQWLWGLSADVALNQDVALALGYDDFEDGEGQVKREGDASLAWQLDDYWNASLGLSYTELMSPRAISAGKSGYDGSRLDAGIRIEYQWEEKRKLYAFGQATLGLEGDISRNDRAGIGAEFGLTDTIAISGEVSYGTGGVGALAGITFDPNPDEHYYAGYRLEPLRSFDINKSFALLDDQGGTLVVGLKRRLDDYAAAYAETSYDMFGQKRSLAQTYGILFTPDSFWSVDAGLVVGQVRDDTTDPLTNLQRSDFDRYAPSLAVSYVDDEAGIKANARGEVRIEDSSDHTRDQNTYLFAGGLSWKTSEDWRLLANVDAVISDARSPDTVFQDTDYMEASIGYAYRPVDNDRLNALFRYTWLYDMPGNNQLVSGATGDLFAPAQRSHILSLDVDYDLLPWLTVGAKYGFRYGEVKNRTDDGSGTGFEEDWQVSSAHLGILRADLHVVKNWDVLLEGRVMHMPEAQTTDLGALAAVYRHLGDNFKVGLGYNFGRFSDDMRDLTFNDQGAFVNVIAKF; encoded by the coding sequence ATGACGATGAGCACCATCATCAATACTGGAATGTCTTTTCGCCTGCGCCATGTCTTGCTGCTGGCCAGCACCGCCCTGGTGGCAAATGCCGGGTTGATCGCTCCCGCGTTCAGCCAGGCGGATGGCAAGGTTGCCAATAACAGCGCGACCGGCAGCCTGCCGGTCGGGGCGAATACCGAAGCCGAAACGCCAGCCGACAAGGCCAGCATTCCCTTCATGATCAGCGTCGACGGCCAGACCGTGGACGAGAGCGGGGTAACCCGGCCGGTCGATGTGCAGCGCCAGACCGATCTGGGGCTGAGTGCGGTGGATATTCAGGTCAAGTTCGATGGCCTTGAAGCCAAGCCACTTCTCAACGTGCTAGCCCGGTCCAGCGGCGGGCAGATCAACTTCGAGACGGCGTCCAATTATCCCGGCTTCATCGCCCGTTCCGAGATTCGCATTCTCGGGGAAACCAATTGGCTGGGCCAGCAGGCGGTGATCAGCCTGCCGGTCGACATCAATGGCACGGCCAGCTGGACCCCGCCGCAGGGCGAAGTGCCGCTGAGCTACGTGCTGCGCGTCTATGATGCCGAAGGGCGGTTCGACGAGACAATGCCGGCCCCGGTCAAGCCTGTGGGCAATGGGGCGGGGCAGGGGACGATCGATCTCTCCGCCGACCGCACGGCTATGCGCAATATCCCGATCAATGGCGGCGCTGTCACCGTCTATGGTCGCAGCGTGCCGGACGGCTATGCCGTGCGCGCCCTGGGCGAAACCATTGCTCTGGATGCCGATCGTTCTTTCGTGGTGCAGCGCATTCTGCCGCCCGGCGAGCACCAGGTCGATGTCGCCCTTGCCGGCAATCAGGGCAAGGACGGGCTGCAGTTCAGCCGCGACATCAATATTCCCGACAATGACTGGTTCTATGTCGCCCTGGCCGATGTCACCGTGGGCCTGCGCACCGGGGACGAGCATATCGAAAGCGTACGGCCCGGCGAATATGACGACATCTACAGCAAGGGACGCCTGGCCTTTTACGTCAAGGGCAAGATCAAGGGCGAATATCTGCTGACCGCCGCCGCCGATACCGATGAGGAGGAATTGCAGGAGCTGTTCGGCAATATCGGCAAGCGCAATCCGCGCGACTTCCTGCGCCATCTCGATCCCGACGATTATTACCCGGTCTATGGCGACGATTCGACCCTGGTCGAGGATGCGCCCACCAGCGGCAAGTTCTATGTGCGGCTCGAGCGCGGCGACAGCCATGTGATGTGGGGCAATTACCAGACCAGCATTACCGGCACCGAATTCCTGCGCTCGGAACGGGCATTGTATGGCGCCAACGCGCTCTACCGCTCCGAGGAAACCACATCCTTCGGCGAGCGGCGCACCGAAATCACCGCCTATGCGGCTCTGCCCGATACCCTGCCGCAGCGCGAGGAATTTTTGGCCACTGGCGGCTCGGCCTATTTCCTGCGCCGTCAGGACATTACCGTGGGCTCGGAAACCCTGAGCGTCGAAATCCGCGATAGCGTTACCGGCCGGGTGGTCAGCCGCCGCACCCTGCAATATGGCAAGGATTATAGCTTCGACTACCTGCAGGGCATCGCCATCCTCAAATCCCCGCTCTCCTGGCAGACCGCCGCCACGGGCCCGGTGCGTGACGGCGCCTTTGGCGGCGGCAATGTCTATCTCATCGCCCAATATGAGTTCGTGCCGGCGGCCGACGATGTCGATGGCTATGTCTATGGCGGGCGCGCCCAGCATTGGTTCACCGACAATCTGCGCGTCGGCGTCACCGGTATGAGTGAAACCACCGGACCCGCCGATCAGGTGGGCCTGGGCGCCGATGTGGAATTGCGCGCCTCGCAGGATACCCTCCTGCGCGCCGAAATCGCCCATTCCGAAGGCCCCGGCTTTGGTCTGTCGCGCTCCGCCGATGGCGGGCTGACCTGGGGCGAGCACGGCACCGCCGGCATTGCCAATAAATCGGCCCTGGCCTGGCGCGTCGAAGGCCAGCTTGGCCTCGGCGATCTGGGCTATGCCGGGCTCGATGGCAAGGCCGGGTTCTATTACGAGACCAAGGAAGCCGGTTTTTCCAGCCTCTCCCAGCAGGTCTCGACCGATCAATGGCTCTGGGGTCTCTCCGCCGATGTGGCGCTTAACCAGGACGTCGCCCTGGCGCTCGGCTATGACGATTTTGAGGATGGCGAGGGCCAGGTCAAGCGCGAGGGGGATGCCAGCCTTGCCTGGCAGCTCGACGATTACTGGAACGCTTCGCTCGGCCTGAGCTATACCGAATTAATGTCGCCCCGCGCCATCAGCGCCGGCAAATCCGGCTATGACGGCTCGCGCCTCGATGCCGGTATCCGCATCGAGTATCAATGGGAAGAAAAGCGCAAGCTCTATGCCTTCGGGCAGGCTACGCTGGGGCTGGAGGGCGATATCAGCCGCAATGACCGGGCCGGCATTGGCGCCGAGTTCGGGCTGACCGACACCATCGCCATCTCCGGCGAAGTCTCCTATGGCACTGGCGGGGTGGGCGCCCTGGCCGGCATCACCTTCGATCCCAATCCGGACGAGCATTACTATGCCGGCTATCGGCTCGAGCCGCTGCGCAGCTTCGATATCAACAAGAGCTTTGCCTTGCTCGATGATCAGGGCGGCACGCTGGTAGTGGGCCTCAAGCGCCGGCTCGACGACTATGCCGCCGCCTATGCCGAAACCAGCTATGACATGTTCGGACAAAAGCGCTCGCTGGCGCAGACCTACGGCATCCTGTTCACCCCCGATTCCTTCTGGAGTGTGGATGCCGGGCTGGTGGTCGGGCAGGTGCGCGACGACACCACCGATCCGCTGACCAATCTGCAGCGCAGCGATTTCGATCGCTACGCCCCCTCGCTGGCCGTCAGCTATGTCGACGACGAAGCCGGCATCAAGGCCAATGCCCGTGGCGAAGTGCGCATCGAGGACTCTTCGGACCATACCCGCGACCAGAACACCTATCTGTTCGCCGGGGGTCTCTCCTGGAAGACCAGCGAGGACTGGCGCCTGCTGGCCAATGTGGATGCCGTCATCTCCGATGCCCGCTCCCCCGATACGGTGTTCCAGGACACCGACTACATGGAAGCCTCGATCGGCTACGCCTATCGCCCGGTCGACAATGACCGGCTCAATGCGCTGTTCCGCTATACCTGGCTTTACGACATGCCCGGCAATAACCAATTGGTCAGCGGCGCCACCGGGGACCTGTTTGCCCCGGCCCAGCGCAGCCATATCCTCTCGCTCGATGTCGACTATGACCTGCTGCCTTGGCTGACTGTCGGCGCCAAATACGGCTTCCGCTATGGCGAGGTGAAGAACCGCACCGATGACGGCTCGGGCACCGGCTTTGAGGAAGACTGGCAGGTTTCTTCAGCCCATCTGGGCATCCTGCGGGCCGACCTGCATGTGGTCAAGAACTGGGACGTCCTGCTCGAAGGCCGCGTCATGCACATGCCCGAGGCCCAAACCACCGACCTGGGCGCCCTGGCCGCCGTCTACCGCCATCTCGGCGACAATTTCAAAGTCGGCCTGGGCTACAATTTCGGCCGCTTCTCCGACGACATGCGCGACCTCACCTTCAACGACCAAGGCGCCTTCGTAAACGTCATCGCCAAGTTCTGA